One Fontisphaera persica DNA window includes the following coding sequences:
- a CDS encoding glycosyltransferase family 2 protein: MAAPWDIRLSVVIPAYNERENIETTLRQCHAALSRLCREFEILIVNDCSTDGTGELAETLARQLPGVRVLHNPRNLRQGASLIRGFQAARMDWVTHNAMDYPFHLEDLERVFPLLQSHEVVAIARDQRPDSNLYRRFLTGVNLFLLRNFFGLRLKDYNFVQVYRREVLQSLDFSATSTGFLTPSLLFQARDRGCRIAEITLPYWPRERGVARSGNWKVLRDTLRDLLKFWWRRQWKRRRRPPAPATAPPSG; the protein is encoded by the coding sequence GTGGCTGCGCCCTGGGACATCCGTCTCTCCGTGGTGATTCCCGCCTACAATGAGCGGGAGAATATAGAAACCACCCTCCGGCAATGCCATGCGGCCCTGAGCCGCTTGTGCCGGGAGTTTGAAATCCTGATTGTCAACGATTGCAGCACTGACGGCACCGGCGAGCTGGCCGAAACTCTGGCGCGCCAACTGCCCGGCGTGCGGGTCTTGCATAACCCCCGCAACCTGCGCCAGGGCGCCAGTTTGATTCGCGGATTTCAGGCCGCGCGTATGGACTGGGTCACCCACAATGCCATGGATTATCCGTTTCATCTGGAGGACCTGGAGCGCGTGTTTCCCCTGCTCCAAAGCCATGAGGTGGTGGCCATTGCCCGCGACCAACGCCCGGATTCCAACCTTTATCGCCGCTTTCTTACCGGCGTAAACCTTTTCCTCCTGCGTAATTTCTTTGGCCTCCGGCTCAAGGATTATAATTTCGTGCAAGTGTACCGCCGCGAGGTGCTGCAAAGCCTGGATTTTTCCGCCACCAGCACCGGCTTTTTAACCCCCAGCCTCCTTTTCCAAGCCCGCGACCGCGGCTGCCGTATTGCCGAAATCACCCTGCCCTACTGGCCACGGGAACGGGGCGTGGCCCGCTCCGGCAATTGGAAGGTGCTGCGCGACACGTTGCGCGATTTGTTGAAGTTCTGGTGGCGCCGTCAATGGAAACGGCGGAGACGTCCCCCCGCCCCAGCTACGGCGCCCCCATCCGGCTGA
- a CDS encoding endonuclease I family protein, translating to MRPWWSVAPCLFWLAWHVSAQPAPDYYAPALGKAGRPLREALHQIVRGHTALPYTSSTRTDTRAALAVLWQHPQDTNLLWLTYAQRYQPIATFGTATGWNREHRWPNSLGLFSAEPAYSDLHHLHPDDATVNGLRSNKYYDESDPNEPDYRQPAHFEAPQCSSDTNSWAAPPAVRGDIARSLFYMAIRYTGDTLGEPALRLTDETNHIVTGASYMGRLRTLLAWHHADPPDDAERRRNNLIDQLYQHNRNPFVDHPEWVNLAFAPPPGHAPRLEIHRELDHWRLRWMATNQFCLLETAPTPTGAWTTVESSPVLTHAHFELPWPSSPAVRAQFFRLRVVD from the coding sequence ATGCGCCCCTGGTGGAGCGTGGCTCCCTGCCTTTTCTGGCTGGCATGGCACGTCAGCGCCCAGCCCGCCCCGGATTATTACGCCCCGGCCCTGGGCAAAGCCGGGCGCCCGCTGCGTGAAGCCTTGCATCAAATCGTGCGCGGCCATACCGCCCTCCCCTATACCAGCAGCACCCGCACTGATACCCGCGCCGCCCTGGCCGTGTTGTGGCAGCATCCGCAGGATACGAATCTGCTCTGGCTCACCTACGCCCAGCGTTATCAACCCATTGCCACCTTCGGCACGGCCACCGGCTGGAATCGGGAGCATCGCTGGCCCAACAGCCTGGGGCTGTTCAGCGCCGAGCCGGCCTACAGTGACCTTCACCATCTCCACCCCGATGACGCGACCGTGAACGGCCTGCGCAGCAACAAGTACTATGATGAAAGCGACCCCAATGAGCCGGATTACCGCCAGCCCGCCCATTTTGAAGCGCCCCAATGCTCCAGCGATACCAACTCCTGGGCCGCGCCGCCCGCCGTGCGCGGGGATATTGCGCGTTCCTTGTTCTACATGGCCATACGCTACACCGGCGACACCCTGGGCGAGCCGGCGTTGCGTCTGACGGACGAAACCAATCACATCGTCACCGGCGCCTCATACATGGGCCGGCTGCGGACTTTGTTGGCATGGCACCATGCCGACCCGCCCGATGACGCCGAGCGCCGCCGCAACAATCTCATTGACCAGCTTTACCAGCACAACCGCAATCCCTTCGTGGACCATCCTGAGTGGGTGAATCTTGCCTTCGCGCCACCCCCCGGGCACGCGCCGCGCCTGGAAATTCATCGTGAACTCGACCACTGGCGGCTGCGTTGGATGGCCACCAACCAATTTTGCCTCCTGGAAACTGCTCCCACGCCCACAGGCGCATGGACCACGGTGGAATCATCGCCCGTCCTCACCCATGCCCATTTCGAGCTGCCCTGGCCTTCCTCCCCTGCCGTGCGGGCCCAATTTTTCCGGCTGCGGGTGGTGGACTAA